The DNA region TTACACGAAATAGCACAAACTGCCGGATTGGTTTTTGCCATGGTAGCATTTTCTGTTATTTTAGCCATTTACCCTATATTAAAAATGAATATTTCAACCATACTTAGCCAAGAAGGTCGATAACACCTAGCATCGAGCAAAGCCAAACCAACCAAACTAAACCCCACCCCAAAAAAACGATAATATGAAGCACAACATTTTAATCATTTTGTTTTTTATAAGTACCGCGGTTTGTTTTGGCCAGCAAAAAATAACTTGGGAAGATTTAGCCAAGGTAAAGTTTAGTGAAAAATATTTTCCAAAATTTGATGATACATTCTTGTATCCGGCATTCTCTACCGATATCAAAGCTTTGGAAGGGAAAGTGGTTACGATTAAAGGATATTTTTTAAACATATCTCCAGAAGACAAATTATACATACTATCTAAAGGCCCCATGGCCTCCTGCTTTTTTTGTGGCGTTGGCGGACCGGAAACGGCTGTTGAGCTTCAGTTTAAATCAAAGCAAAATTTTAACACTGATGACATCGTCGCGGTAACAGGAAAATTAAAACTCAACAAGGACGACGTGGAGCATTTCAATTATATCCTCACAGACTGTGAAGCGGCTTTAATCGAGTAATATTTCTTTCTGGCATTGCTCTGTTTGAACCAAAATGTTTTTTTACCTTTAAAACGTAAATCGCATTCCAAAAACCATCGCAGCCATGAAACAAACGCTACTACTTTATAGCTTCATAATATGCTCTATTTTAAGTTGTAACGAACAACCCAAGACATCGCCCCCCATACACGCAGAAAATTGGGCCAACCGGAAAATTGAAATTAAGGACAAGGATTCTTTGGAATACGGGAAATCGTACTTATCGATTTACTCGCAGATTTACAGCATATCGCAACACAAAACCCATAATTTAACCGCTATGGTTAGCTTGCGCAATACCAGCGATACCGACACCATTTACCTGCTTAAAGCAGAATACTTTGACACTCATGGGGTTTCGGTAAGGAACTATTTTAACCACCCTATTTTTTTGGCTCCCATGGAAACCACCGATATTATTATTGATGAAAAGGACGTTGCCGGTGGTACGGGTTCCAACTTCATTTTTGAATGGAAAATTCCGAAAAACTGTCCCGAGCCCTTGTTTGAAGGCATTATGAATTCAACCATGGGGCAACAAGGCCTATCATTTACCACACAAGCCAAACGGATAAAATAATCTAATTTGTTATCTATAAATTTTCACAAATGACAAATGAACTTAGAAATTGAAAACATATTGCTTGTTGGTTCCCTATTACTCTTTGTGAGCATTATAGTGGGCAAAACATCCTATAAATTTGGCGTCCCCACCTTACTTTTATTTTTAGCTATTGGCATGCTGGCAGGATCAGACGGCATTGTGGGCATTCGTTTTGACGACCCTAAACTGGCACAATTTATTGGTATCGTTTCCCTTAATTTTATTTTATTCTCGGGAGGATTGGACACTAATTGGAATTCGGTAAAACCCATTATAAAAGAGGGTATCATGCTATCTACGGTTGGGGTATTGCTCACAGCCACATGTTTAGGCGTTTTCGTTTGGTCGATTACCGATTTCACCATTTACGAAAGCATGTTATTAGGTTCAATTGTGTCATCTACCGATGCGGCTGCCGTATTCTCCATTTTACGCTCCAAAAATTTAGCACTACGCACCAACCTGCGCCCAACATTGGAATTGGAAAGCGGTAGTAACGACCCTATGGCTTATGTACTGACCATTGCTTTTTTAAGCCTAGTAGTCAATCAAGACCAAAGTTTTCTTTCTATAATCCCACTGTTTTTACAACAAATGATTTTGGGTGGTATTTCAGGGTTTATCTTCGGAAAAGTTAGCAAAACCATTATCAATAAAATAAAGCTCGGTTTTGAGGGGCTTTACCCGGTTTTGGTTATAGCCCTAATGTTCATCACGTTTTCAGCCACCGATTTTATTGGCGGAAACGGATTTTTAGCCATTTACATTTGCGCCGTTTATTTAGGCAACCAAGATTTAATACATAAATCAACTATTTTAAAGATGTTCGATGGTTTGGCTTGGCTCATGCAAATCGTTTTGTTCCTAACACTCGGGCTACTTGTGTTCCCCACGCAAATCATCCCATATATGGGCATTGGTTTACTCATATCCCTGTTTTTAATCGTTGTGGCGCGCCCAGTAAGTGTGTTTTTGAGCATGGCGTTTTTTAAAATGAAAAATAGACGTCGACTGTATATTTCTTGGGTAGGGCTACGTGGCGCCGTTCCCATCGTGTTTGCCACTTACCCTCTTTTGGCCGGCATTGAAAAGGCCGATATGATTTTTAATATTGTATTTTTTATTTCGGTAACCTCGGTTTTAATTCAAGGCACCACCCTTTCCATTTTCGCCAAATGGCTCAACGTGGGGCTTCCCGAAGCAGTAAAACCCTTTTCTGAAAGCGATCGCTATATTCTGGATTTGCCCAAAACAGCCATGGAGGAAATTACCATATCGCCCACAAGCAGCGCTGTAAACAAGCGCATTATCGATATACATTTTCCGAAATCGGCATTTATAGTGATGATAAAACGAAACAATAAGTTTGTTAGGCCAGGAGGATCGACAGTGATTGAGGCCAACGATACCTTGGTGGTGTTAATGGATAACGAAAATAGCTTGGATGAAGTGAATCAAGTTATTGCTTAATTTTAATTCTAATCAAACTCGTTTGTAAATGTTCTGCTATGACATCATTATTAGTTTACTGAAAAGGCTTAATATTGGATTTGCAAGTATTTTGGCCGTATTCGATTAAAGACTCACTTTAATCATCACAATCAAAAGGGTTTCTTGACAATTTAATAAGTAAATAAAATATGTCCAAAATTGAATACTTTTTTCCTTTCAATATAAAAGATGGATTTTGTAAAAACATACAATATTTCAATGTATCGTTAAGTGCTCCATCTGGCGTAGCAGTAAAGCAAGTTTAGAGACATACTCAAAGCTTTCATAAGAAATCGCCTTTTGGTCAATTTACTACAAGACGGCATTTACATAAAAAAGCTCCGAATTCATTTTCGGAGCTTTTTGTTTTTTGGGGAAGTTAAAAATCGTATCCTAAACCTTAATCGTGCAACCAATTGCTTTTGTTTCTTTTTGCGGCACATCTTCACCCGTTAACAAAGCATCAACAGCGTCTTCAACGTATTTGGTTGTTACCGCCGTTTCGTCTTTGTAATTATCGTCAATGGCTCCAATGTATTTAACCACATTACCGGCATCGGTTTTTTGCAATACAAAAATATGCGGTGTTTTTGTGGCTCCAAATTTTGGGTACACACTTTGCTCGGCATCGATTAAATAAGGAAAGGTAAAGCCTTTGCTCTCTGCTCGCTTTTTCATGGCATCTAAATTATCACCAGGCTTTACGGCAATATTATTGGGCATAATGGCAATCACCGGATAGCCTTTTTCTTCATATTTATTGTTAAGTGCAATTATTCGGTCTTCATACATCACTGCATACGGGCAAGTATTGCAGGTAAACGTAACGATGTAACCTTTGGCATCTTCATAATCTGAAAGCGACACCATATTACCATCAATATTTTCTAAGGAGAAATCTTCGGCGACATCGCCAATTTTGTAACCATCGCTAACGGTAAAGGCACTAATTAGCACCAAAACAAGTGCTGCTGTAAGAAACTGGATAGACTTTTTCATAATTATTAGTGGTTTAAAAATGGATTTAGTTTTTCTTTTAATTCTTCATAATTAAATGACTGCTCATAAAATTCACGAGTATCATTTTTATATATTAATGTCGCAGGAATAGAGCCCGACCAAGCTTCGCTTATTTTAGGAATCCACGAATTCATATCAGGGTCATCCAGCGCCACAACCTTACTCTGAAGTTGATGTTTTTTTATGAAGGGCTTAAGCTTTTTATCGTATAAATGCGGAAAATCCAAACTCACCAATAGCACCTCTACACCCTTGTCTTTATAATCGGCATGCAATTTTTCAAAATAAGGCAACTCCTTAACGCACGGCGCGCACCACGTTGCCCAAAAATTAATAACGTGTATTTTATCATCCTTCTTTTCAAGGAATTTTTTAAAACCAGCAAAATCGTAAACCTCTAAATCCATCGAAGCTTTCTCCTGCTTGACGTCAATCTGCTGAGTTGAATCGACAGCCAGCATTTCAGCTTTTTTTTCATTTTTACAACTGAACAGTAAGCATATAATGGCTATAGATACTAGTTTTATTTTCATATGTATTCTTTCATAAAATTTTCAAACTCAATTTTGATAGTGTCCAACCAATTACTTAAAAACCAATCAAGCAATTAATTTCCTTTCTTGAGCTTTATAAATTTAAATAATACTTAAACTCTATACCGCTTTTTAACAGTATTTTATGTTAAAAGTAAATCCGACGTCAATCAATCGCAAAAAAATTCTAAATTATTTCTGTATTTTTAGGAGCAACAACCAACAAATGAACATAGAACAAATCCTTAAAATAAACTCCGATTTGCCTTTGCACAAAAAGGTGGTGATTAACCTGTTTTTCACTTACGGATTGATAAACGGGAAACTAAACGAAGCACTCAAGCCCCACGATATTTCCCTACAGCAGTTTAATGTGCTTCGTATTTTACGTGGGCAAAAAGGCCGCCCCGTAACTTTGGCTGCCATCCAGGAACGCATGGTCAATAAAATGAGTAACACCACTCGTTTGGTTGACAAACTTGTTAAAAAGAAGTATGTATCTAAAACCAAAAACAATACCAACAAACGGAAAATAGATATTACAATTACCCAACAAGGGCTCGATTTCCTGAATGATATTGACAATTTAGTAGAAACTTCAGAAATAGAATTTACAAGTGCACTTAGCCCCACCGAACAACGCGAACTCATCAGGCTATTGAACAAACTGGACTAACAGGTGCAATTGCTAACCAAAACACGAAAAAACTCCTTAATATTTTGGGTAATAATTTTTTCGTTTTTATATTTGAGCCATTAAAAAACAAAACATGAACATAATTTTAAATACAGCTTGGTGGTGGTGCTTTAGAAACTAACGATTCGTGAAGTAAAAACCTAGTATATTTAAAACTCAAAATATAAAAAAGGCTTGTCAATTCACGACAAGCCTTTTTTTATTATTCTGAAATCATTTCAGAGAAACTAAAAATAAATGGAAAAATACAGTCTTTATACCCACCACAAACGCATTTTAACCGATACCATTACGCCCGTAACGGTGTACTATAAAATACGCGACAAATACCCGAATAGTATTCTTTTGGAAAGTGGTGACTACCACCGCAACCATAAAAACTTTTCATATATCTGCTTTAACCCCATCGCGTCGATTAAAGTAGAAAACGAAGTGATTTCGCAAACCTTTCCCGATGGAAGCACCACCAGTTTAAACATAACCGATGGTGTAAATGTGGTGGACGAAATCTACAATTTCACCAAACGATTTGATGTTAAAACCGAAGAGAATTTCAAGTTCATTAACAACGGCATTTTTGGCTATACGGCTTATGATGCCGTTAGATATTTTGAAGACATTGAAATCGGCAAAAAAGACAATTCGGTAATCATCCCCGATGTGTATTATGCAGTTTATAAAAACATCATAGCCATCAATCACTTTAAAAATGAAGCCTACATTTTTGCCCACTGTTACGAGGATAACGAAAACAATATCCACGAAATAGACAAACTCATAAACGTTCAAAATTTTGCTTCGTACAACTTTAATACAAAGGGCGACATCAATTCGAACTTAACTGATGAAGAGTTTAAACAAAACGTAGAGTTGGCCAGAAAACATTGCCAACGTGGTGATGTATTTCAATTAGTGCTTTCTCGACGTTTTTCGCAAGAGTTTGCGGGCGACGATTTCAATGTTTACCGTGCACTAAGAAGCATTAACCCCTCGCCGTATTTATTTTATTTCGATTATGGTGATTTTAAAATATTTGGTAGTTCGCCCGAAGCACAACTTATTGTTTCCGATGGTTTGGCTGAAATCCACCCCATTGCAGGAACGTTTAAACGTACCGGCGACGACGCAAAAGATGCCGTTTTGGCCGAACAATTAAAAAACGACGACAAAGAGAATGCCGAGCACGTCATGTTGGTCGATTTGGCTCGAAATGACCTCAGCCGACACGGTAGCCAAGTGAATGTGGAAACCTATCGCGAGGTTCAATTTTTCTCACATGTTATCCATTTAGTGAGTAAAGTTACCGGGCATAAGCACGACACCACCTCAACCATGCAAGTGGTGGCCGATACCTTCCCCGCAGGTACGCTAAGCGGAGCACCCAAACATATGGCCATGCAGCTCATTGAAAAGTATGAAAAAACAAGCCGAGGCTATTACGGTGGAGCCATTGGGTTTAT from Tamlana crocina includes:
- a CDS encoding anthranilate synthase component I family protein: MEKYSLYTHHKRILTDTITPVTVYYKIRDKYPNSILLESGDYHRNHKNFSYICFNPIASIKVENEVISQTFPDGSTTSLNITDGVNVVDEIYNFTKRFDVKTEENFKFINNGIFGYTAYDAVRYFEDIEIGKKDNSVIIPDVYYAVYKNIIAINHFKNEAYIFAHCYEDNENNIHEIDKLINVQNFASYNFNTKGDINSNLTDEEFKQNVELARKHCQRGDVFQLVLSRRFSQEFAGDDFNVYRALRSINPSPYLFYFDYGDFKIFGSSPEAQLIVSDGLAEIHPIAGTFKRTGDDAKDAVLAEQLKNDDKENAEHVMLVDLARNDLSRHGSQVNVETYREVQFFSHVIHLVSKVTGHKHDTTSTMQVVADTFPAGTLSGAPKHMAMQLIEKYEKTSRGYYGGAIGFMDFDGNFNHAIMIRTFLSKDYKLNWQAGAGMVSKSDQESELQEVYNKLGALTKAIKIAEDI
- a CDS encoding MarR family transcriptional regulator, translated to MNIEQILKINSDLPLHKKVVINLFFTYGLINGKLNEALKPHDISLQQFNVLRILRGQKGRPVTLAAIQERMVNKMSNTTRLVDKLVKKKYVSKTKNNTNKRKIDITITQQGLDFLNDIDNLVETSEIEFTSALSPTEQRELIRLLNKLD
- a CDS encoding thioredoxin family protein, translated to MKKSIQFLTAALVLVLISAFTVSDGYKIGDVAEDFSLENIDGNMVSLSDYEDAKGYIVTFTCNTCPYAVMYEDRIIALNNKYEEKGYPVIAIMPNNIAVKPGDNLDAMKKRAESKGFTFPYLIDAEQSVYPKFGATKTPHIFVLQKTDAGNVVKYIGAIDDNYKDETAVTTKYVEDAVDALLTGEDVPQKETKAIGCTIKV
- a CDS encoding potassium/proton antiporter, giving the protein MNLEIENILLVGSLLLFVSIIVGKTSYKFGVPTLLLFLAIGMLAGSDGIVGIRFDDPKLAQFIGIVSLNFILFSGGLDTNWNSVKPIIKEGIMLSTVGVLLTATCLGVFVWSITDFTIYESMLLGSIVSSTDAAAVFSILRSKNLALRTNLRPTLELESGSNDPMAYVLTIAFLSLVVNQDQSFLSIIPLFLQQMILGGISGFIFGKVSKTIINKIKLGFEGLYPVLVIALMFITFSATDFIGGNGFLAIYICAVYLGNQDLIHKSTILKMFDGLAWLMQIVLFLTLGLLVFPTQIIPYMGIGLLISLFLIVVARPVSVFLSMAFFKMKNRRRLYISWVGLRGAVPIVFATYPLLAGIEKADMIFNIVFFISVTSVLIQGTTLSIFAKWLNVGLPEAVKPFSESDRYILDLPKTAMEEITISPTSSAVNKRIIDIHFPKSAFIVMIKRNNKFVRPGGSTVIEANDTLVVLMDNENSLDEVNQVIA
- a CDS encoding TlpA disulfide reductase family protein — its product is MKIKLVSIAIICLLFSCKNEKKAEMLAVDSTQQIDVKQEKASMDLEVYDFAGFKKFLEKKDDKIHVINFWATWCAPCVKELPYFEKLHADYKDKGVEVLLVSLDFPHLYDKKLKPFIKKHQLQSKVVALDDPDMNSWIPKISEAWSGSIPATLIYKNDTREFYEQSFNYEELKEKLNPFLNH
- a CDS encoding DUF3124 domain-containing protein; amino-acid sequence: MKQTLLLYSFIICSILSCNEQPKTSPPIHAENWANRKIEIKDKDSLEYGKSYLSIYSQIYSISQHKTHNLTAMVSLRNTSDTDTIYLLKAEYFDTHGVSVRNYFNHPIFLAPMETTDIIIDEKDVAGGTGSNFIFEWKIPKNCPEPLFEGIMNSTMGQQGLSFTTQAKRIK